A DNA window from Macadamia integrifolia cultivar HAES 741 chromosome 4, SCU_Mint_v3, whole genome shotgun sequence contains the following coding sequences:
- the LOC122077571 gene encoding dnaJ homolog subfamily B member 4-like gives MSTSRSADGVFSGIFDFPFQSTGQSSRNARTIDSNDADFIFSNFFGQSRPKIPPVQRNLPFTLEELYSGSKRNIKISRTIPDAHGKATTVEEMLAIDIKPGWKKGTKITYPEKGNQDQGTIAGDLIFVIDEKPHAVYTRDGNDLLVNQKISLLDALTGKTLTLTTLDGRELAIPVTNIVKPGDGMVIANEGMPISKQFGKKGDLKIKFDVKFPSSLTEDQKSVLRRGLGRS, from the exons ATGTCTACTTCTCGCAGTGCCGATGGCGTCTTCAGTGGGATCTTCGACTTTCCTTTCCAATCTACCGGTCAGTCATCTCGCAATGCTCGAACAATCGATTCTAACGATGCCGATTTCATCTTCTCCAACTTCTTTGGGCAGTCCCGTCCCAAGATTCCACCAGTCCAAAGGAATCTACCTTTTACCCTCGAGGAGCTTTACTCTGGTTCCAAACGCAATATTAAGATCTCTAGGACCATTCCTGATGCTCATGG CAAGGCAACAACTGTGGAGGAGATGTTGGCGATAGATATTAAGCCTGGCTGGAAGAAGGGAACTAAGATAACTTATCCAGAGAAGGGTAACCAAGATCAAGGCACTATTGCTGGAGATTTGATTTTCGTGATTGATGAGAAACCTCATGCAGTTTACACAAGGGATGGGAATGATCTGTTGGTGAACCAGAAGATATCACTCTTGGATGCACTCACTGGGAAGACTCTTACCCTGACAACGCTGGATGGGAGGGAGCTTGCAATCCCAGTTACAAATATTGTGAAACCAGGTGATGGGATGGTGATAGCAAATGAGGGAATGCCCATCTCAAAACAATTTGGGAAGAAAGgtgatttgaaaattaaattcGACGTCAAATTCCCATCCAGCCTCACTGAAGATCAGAAATCTGTTCTGAGGAGAGGGTTGGGACGGAGCTGA
- the LOC122075851 gene encoding dnaJ homolog subfamily B member 13-like encodes MSFQHRPRTFTTTATATADNVVFTDFSDIFGNPRRLKVRPIERNLLISLEDLYSGSKRKLKISRTVLDAHGKPTTVEEILMLDIKAGWKKGTKITFEEKGNQDPGTIAGDLIFVVDEKPHAVYTRDGNDLLVKQTISLLDALTGKTLTLTTLDGRNLTIPVTNVVKPGDGMVISNEGMPISKEFGKKGDLRIQFDVEFPSRLTEEQKSVLRRGLGRS; translated from the exons ATGAGTTTTCAACATCGACCTCGCACTTTCACtaccactgccactgccactgccgaTAACGTCGTCTTCACCGATTTCTCTGACATCTTCGGGAACCCGCGTCGTCTCAAGGTTCGACCAATCGAAAGGAATCTACTTATTAGTCTAGAGGATCTTTACTCTGGTTCCAAACGGAAGCTGAAAATCTCTAGAACCGTTCTTGATGCTCATgg TAAGCCAACAACTGTGGAGGAGATCTTGATGTTAGATATCAAGGCTGGGTGGAAGAAGGGAACAAAGATAACTTTTGAGGAGAAGGGTAACCAAGATCCAGGAACCATTGCAGGAGATTTGATTTTCGTGGTTGATGAGAAACCTCATGCAGTATACACAAGGGATGGGAATGATCTGTTGGTGAAGCAGACGATATCACTCTTGGATGCACTCACTGGGAAGACACTCACTTTGACAACGCTGGATGGGAGGAACCTTACAATCCCAGTCACAAATGTTGTGAAACCAGGGGATGGGATGGTGATATCAAATGAGGGAATGCCTATCTCAAAAGAATTTGGGAAGAAGGGTGATCTGAGAATCCAATTTGATGTTGAATTCCCATCTAGGCTCACTGAAGAACAGAAATCTGTTCTGAGGAGGGGGTTGGGAAGGAGTTGA
- the LOC122077556 gene encoding uncharacterized protein LOC122077556, which produces MMPEGGYYCSKKTDDICEDVCGEETRAALSRLRCIIRGLDLKTFMLLFILVPTCIFVGFLHGQKITYFLRPLWESPPKSFNEMPHYYHENVSMENLCKLHGWGIRETPRRVFDAVLFSNEVDMLTIRWKELYPYITQFVLLESNSTFTGLPKPLVFGSNRDQFKFVEPRLTYGTIGGRFRKGENPFVEEAYQRVALDQLLFRIAGITDDDLLIMSDVDEIPSGHTINLLRWCDDTPPILHLRLKNYLYSFEFLLDNKSWRASVHRYQTGKTRYAHYRQTDDILADAGWHCSFCFRHISDFIFKMKAYSHFDRVRFSHYLNPKRVQDVICKGADLFDMLPEEYTFKEIIGKLGPIPSSHSAVHLPAYLLNNADKYKFLLPGNCKRESG; this is translated from the exons ATGATGCCTGAAGGTGGTTATTATTGTTCTAAGAAGACGGATGATATCTGTGAAGATGTTTGTGGCGAG GAAACTCGAGCTGCATTGAGCAGACTACGCTGTATCATACGAGGGTTGGATTTGAAGACTTTCATGCTTCTGTTTATCTTGGTTCCAACATGCATCTTTGTTGGCTTTTTGCATGGCCAGAAGATCACATACTTCCTACGGCCATTATGGGAATCTCCACCCAAAAGCTTCAATGAGATGCCTCATTATTATCACGAAAATGTCTCAATGGAAAACCTCTGCAAACTTCACGGGTGGGGAATCCGCGAGACTCCCAGACGTGTATTTGATGCGGTGCTGTTCAGCAACGAGGTGGATATGCTTACCATTCGATGGAAGGAACTGTACCCATACATCACACAGTTTGTTCTGCTAGAATCGAATTCAACCTTCACTGGCTTGCCAAAGCCTCTGGTTTTTGGAAGTAACCGAGATCAGTTCAAATTTGTTGAGCCTCGGTTAACATATGGGACCATTGGAGGGAGATTTAGGAAAGGGGAAAACCCTTTTGTTGAGGAGGCATACCAGAGAGTAGCACTTGATCAGCTGCTTTTCAGAATAGCTGGTATAACTGATGATGATTTGTTGATAATGTCCGATGTTGATGAGATACCAAGCGGCCACACAATCAATCTCTTGAGATGGTGTGATGACACCCCTCCTATCCTCCATCTTCGATTGAAGAACTATTTGTATTCGTTCGAATTTCTCCTGGATAATAAGAGTTGGAGAGCTTCAGTCCACAGGTATCAAACAGGCAAGACAAGGTATGCACATTATCGTCAGACCGATGATATCTTGGCAGATGCTGGGTGGCATTGTAGCTTTTGCTTTCGCCATATCAGTGATTTCATATTTAAGATGAAAGCTTACAGCCACTTTGATCGAGTGAGGTTTTCACATTACTTAAATCCAAAAAGGGTTCAGGATGTAATCTGCAAAGGGGCAGACTTGTTTGACATGCTTCCTGAGGAGTACACATTCAAGGAGATCATTGGAAAATTGGGACCAATACCATCTTCTCATTCAGCAGTTCATCTTCCAGCATATCTTTTGAACAATGCAGATAAATATAAATTTCTGTTGCCTGGCAACTGCAAAAGAGAAAGTGGTTAA
- the LOC122077506 gene encoding CRM-domain containing factor CFM9, mitochondrial isoform X1: MSMVRNIQRLCFRTLSSLLPHGNSISGDILLVRDGSSKMVASSNLVQSSLAGKDCIFSSFPPWGCFVGSRFMSAKPGRSMRSKVEKRLRFEAGKPLRERRRAAKLRKKLMTDEERLIYNLRRAKKKVALLLQKLKKYELPELPPPRHDPELLTYEQLQAYKKIGFRNRNYVPVGVRGVFGGVVQNMHLHWKFHETVQVCCDNFPKEKIKEMATMLARLSGGIVVNIHDVKTIIMFRGRNYRQPKNLIPINTLTKRKALFKARFEQALDSQKLNIKKYEQQLRRMGVNPEDPVAMASIQRVASTFFNAIDNKERSPYVFHGDRQSAIDPDTREDPEKPSEDSDQEELDRFIADIEDAANQEWEEEEAKEKEEMGRMRYRNREDWGGRSRTSYISNGDSEDETTGRRRDREDTRGRHRTFGMRKNDSDHEDEALEASGDEDWDSHSMGDAGYTNDALDSDEDDDEFKGQTIMNTKQQSEREKKKGFEKNVRVGRRGKNAGDDSGSENMFGDLENELWDSGDEEEHDSIAQGDADDFMDRSDEEEGHSRNNDWQNGRNRRIKTVKQVDETWDSD; the protein is encoded by the exons ATGTCGATGGTGAGGAATATTCAAAGGCTTTGCTTCAGgactctctcctctctcctccctcacgGCAACAG CATCAGCGGGGACATTTTGCTGGTGAGGGATGGTTCTTCGAAAATGGTTGCAAGTAGTAATTTGGTTCAATCGAGTTTAGCGGGCAAAGACTGCATCTTCTCCTCTTTCCCTCCGTGGGGTTGCTTTGTTGGGTCTCGCTTCATGTCGGCGAAGCCGGGGAGGAGTATGCGAAGCAAGGTTGAGAAAAGGCTGAGATTTGAAGCTGGGAAACCCCTTAGGGAGAGGAGGCGAGCGGCCAAGTTGAGGAAGAAGTTGATGACCGACGAGGAAAGGCTCATTTACAACCTTAGAAGA GCCAAGAAGAAAGTTGCGTTGCTCCTGCAAAAGCTCAAGAAGTATGAGCTACCAGAGTTACCACCCCCGCGACATGACCCTGAGTTATTGACTTATGAGCAACTTCAGGCATATAAAAAGATCGGCTTCAGAAACAGAAATTATGTTCCTGTTGGTGTTAGGGGAGTCTTTGGTGGTGTTGTTCAAAATATGCATCTTCACTGGAAGTTCCATGAGACCGTGCAAGTCTGTTGTGATAATTTTcccaaagaaaaaatcaaagagatggCAACCATGCTTGCACGATTGAGTGGCGGTATTGTGGTTAACATACATGATGTGAAAACAATTATTATGTTCCGTGGCAGAAACTATCGGCAGCCGAAGAATTTGATACCCATCAATACTCTGACAAAAAGAAAG GCATTATTCAAAGCTAGATTTGAGCAAGCACTTGACTCTCAGAAACTAAATATTAAGAAGTATGAGCAGCAGCTCCGCCGAATGGGTGTAAATCCTGAGGATCCAGTTGCCATGGCCAGCATCCAGAGAGTAGCTTCAACATTCTTTAATGCCATTGATAATAAGGAAAGGAGTCCTTATGTCTTCCATGGGGACAGACAATCAGCTATTGATCCTGATACTCGGGAAGACCCAGAGAAGCCTTCTGAGGATAGTGACCAAGAGGAGCTTGATAGATTCATAGCTGATATTGAGGATGCAGCAAATCAAGaatgggaagaagaggaagctaaagagaaagaagagatgggGAGAATGAGGTACCGGAACAGAGAAGATTGGGGTGGCAGAAGCAGAACCTCATATATAAGCAATGGTGATTCAGAGGATGAGACCACAGGGAGGAGAAGGGATCGGGAGGATACACGTGGTAGACATAGGACCTTTGGTATGCGTAAAAATGATAGTGACCATGAAGATGAGGCCCTCGAGGCATCAGGTGATGAGGACTGGGATTCTCATAGTATGGGAGATGCAGGTTATACGAATGATGCACTTGATTCTGACGAAGATGACGATGAGTTCAAGGGGCAAACAATAATGAATACGAAACAGCAgagtgagagagaaaagaaaaagggttttGAGAAGAATGTTAGGGtcggaagaagagggaagaatgCAGGAGATGACTCTGGGTCTGAGAATATGTTTGGGGATTTGGAAAATGAATTGTGGGACTCAGGTGATGAGGAAGAACATGATTCAATAGCCCAAGGAGATGCTGATGATTTCATGGACAGGAGTGATGAAGAGGAGGGCCATTCCCGGAACAATGATTGGCAGAATGGGAGAAACAGAAGGATTAAAACAGTGAAGCAGGTGGATGAAACATGGGACAGTGATTAG
- the LOC122077506 gene encoding CRM-domain containing factor CFM9, mitochondrial isoform X2 translates to MSMVRNIQRLCFRTLSSLLPHGNSGDILLVRDGSSKMVASSNLVQSSLAGKDCIFSSFPPWGCFVGSRFMSAKPGRSMRSKVEKRLRFEAGKPLRERRRAAKLRKKLMTDEERLIYNLRRAKKKVALLLQKLKKYELPELPPPRHDPELLTYEQLQAYKKIGFRNRNYVPVGVRGVFGGVVQNMHLHWKFHETVQVCCDNFPKEKIKEMATMLARLSGGIVVNIHDVKTIIMFRGRNYRQPKNLIPINTLTKRKALFKARFEQALDSQKLNIKKYEQQLRRMGVNPEDPVAMASIQRVASTFFNAIDNKERSPYVFHGDRQSAIDPDTREDPEKPSEDSDQEELDRFIADIEDAANQEWEEEEAKEKEEMGRMRYRNREDWGGRSRTSYISNGDSEDETTGRRRDREDTRGRHRTFGMRKNDSDHEDEALEASGDEDWDSHSMGDAGYTNDALDSDEDDDEFKGQTIMNTKQQSEREKKKGFEKNVRVGRRGKNAGDDSGSENMFGDLENELWDSGDEEEHDSIAQGDADDFMDRSDEEEGHSRNNDWQNGRNRRIKTVKQVDETWDSD, encoded by the exons ATGTCGATGGTGAGGAATATTCAAAGGCTTTGCTTCAGgactctctcctctctcctccctcacgGCAACAG CGGGGACATTTTGCTGGTGAGGGATGGTTCTTCGAAAATGGTTGCAAGTAGTAATTTGGTTCAATCGAGTTTAGCGGGCAAAGACTGCATCTTCTCCTCTTTCCCTCCGTGGGGTTGCTTTGTTGGGTCTCGCTTCATGTCGGCGAAGCCGGGGAGGAGTATGCGAAGCAAGGTTGAGAAAAGGCTGAGATTTGAAGCTGGGAAACCCCTTAGGGAGAGGAGGCGAGCGGCCAAGTTGAGGAAGAAGTTGATGACCGACGAGGAAAGGCTCATTTACAACCTTAGAAGA GCCAAGAAGAAAGTTGCGTTGCTCCTGCAAAAGCTCAAGAAGTATGAGCTACCAGAGTTACCACCCCCGCGACATGACCCTGAGTTATTGACTTATGAGCAACTTCAGGCATATAAAAAGATCGGCTTCAGAAACAGAAATTATGTTCCTGTTGGTGTTAGGGGAGTCTTTGGTGGTGTTGTTCAAAATATGCATCTTCACTGGAAGTTCCATGAGACCGTGCAAGTCTGTTGTGATAATTTTcccaaagaaaaaatcaaagagatggCAACCATGCTTGCACGATTGAGTGGCGGTATTGTGGTTAACATACATGATGTGAAAACAATTATTATGTTCCGTGGCAGAAACTATCGGCAGCCGAAGAATTTGATACCCATCAATACTCTGACAAAAAGAAAG GCATTATTCAAAGCTAGATTTGAGCAAGCACTTGACTCTCAGAAACTAAATATTAAGAAGTATGAGCAGCAGCTCCGCCGAATGGGTGTAAATCCTGAGGATCCAGTTGCCATGGCCAGCATCCAGAGAGTAGCTTCAACATTCTTTAATGCCATTGATAATAAGGAAAGGAGTCCTTATGTCTTCCATGGGGACAGACAATCAGCTATTGATCCTGATACTCGGGAAGACCCAGAGAAGCCTTCTGAGGATAGTGACCAAGAGGAGCTTGATAGATTCATAGCTGATATTGAGGATGCAGCAAATCAAGaatgggaagaagaggaagctaaagagaaagaagagatgggGAGAATGAGGTACCGGAACAGAGAAGATTGGGGTGGCAGAAGCAGAACCTCATATATAAGCAATGGTGATTCAGAGGATGAGACCACAGGGAGGAGAAGGGATCGGGAGGATACACGTGGTAGACATAGGACCTTTGGTATGCGTAAAAATGATAGTGACCATGAAGATGAGGCCCTCGAGGCATCAGGTGATGAGGACTGGGATTCTCATAGTATGGGAGATGCAGGTTATACGAATGATGCACTTGATTCTGACGAAGATGACGATGAGTTCAAGGGGCAAACAATAATGAATACGAAACAGCAgagtgagagagaaaagaaaaagggttttGAGAAGAATGTTAGGGtcggaagaagagggaagaatgCAGGAGATGACTCTGGGTCTGAGAATATGTTTGGGGATTTGGAAAATGAATTGTGGGACTCAGGTGATGAGGAAGAACATGATTCAATAGCCCAAGGAGATGCTGATGATTTCATGGACAGGAGTGATGAAGAGGAGGGCCATTCCCGGAACAATGATTGGCAGAATGGGAGAAACAGAAGGATTAAAACAGTGAAGCAGGTGGATGAAACATGGGACAGTGATTAG